The stretch of DNA GCGCCGGACGGCCGCTCTGCATGGCCGGACGGAACTTCCAGCCGCGCACCGCACGCATGGCTTCCTGGTCGAGCAGACGCGAACCGCTGGAACGCTGCATCTCGACGCGCTCCGGATTGCCCTCGGCGTCGACGTAGATGCGCAGGGTCACGGTGCCCTGCTCGCCCCGGCGCATCGCCTGCGGCGGATAGCGCAAGCCCTTGCGGTTCTGGTAGTCGGCACCGACCGATGCGCCCATGTCGGGGGCCGGCGGCGGTGCCGGCGGTGC from Lysobacterales bacterium encodes:
- a CDS encoding energy transducer TonB, with the translated sequence APPAPPPAPDMGASVGADYQNRKGLRYPPQAMRRGEQGTVTLRIYVDAEGNPERVEMQRSSGSRLLDQEAMRAVRGWKFRPAMQSGRPAPGWVIVPIDFRLQ